A genome region from Actinomycetes bacterium includes the following:
- the pheA gene encoding prephenate dehydratase: protein MTEPPAAPRYGYLGPGGTFCEAALLAHLAAAGEPDAVRVPCVTVAAALDAVRSGEVDAAMVPVENSVEGSVSATVDELASGPALGIRSETLVPVTFDLLARPGTRLADVRRVATHPHAEAQCRGWLAANLPAAVALPASSTAGAAAVVAAPDAPYDAAIASPLAGQEYHLESLAHDIGDRPDAVTRFVLVSRPLPPAPMSGADKTSLMLTIGRDHPGALLEILTEFAVRGINLTRIESRPTGGGIGDYFFSVDVEGHVDEARVGEALIGLHRICADVRYLGSYRRADRVAPVLRDGVSDAEYAQAQAWLARIRDGRA, encoded by the coding sequence GCCGCCCTGCTGGCCCACCTCGCGGCCGCCGGGGAGCCGGACGCCGTCCGGGTGCCCTGCGTGACCGTGGCGGCCGCCCTGGACGCCGTGCGCAGCGGTGAGGTCGACGCTGCCATGGTGCCGGTGGAGAACTCGGTGGAGGGCTCGGTGTCGGCCACCGTGGACGAGCTGGCCTCCGGCCCGGCGCTGGGGATCCGCAGCGAGACGCTGGTCCCGGTCACCTTCGACCTGCTGGCCCGGCCGGGCACCCGGCTGGCCGACGTCCGCCGGGTCGCGACGCACCCGCACGCCGAGGCGCAGTGCCGCGGCTGGCTGGCGGCGAACCTGCCGGCGGCCGTCGCGCTGCCCGCCTCGTCGACCGCCGGGGCCGCCGCGGTCGTGGCCGCACCGGACGCGCCGTACGACGCCGCGATCGCCTCACCGCTGGCCGGGCAGGAGTACCACCTGGAGTCGCTGGCCCACGACATCGGGGACCGGCCGGACGCCGTCACCCGCTTCGTGCTGGTCTCCCGGCCGCTGCCGCCGGCGCCCATGTCGGGCGCGGATAAGACCTCGCTGATGCTGACCATCGGCCGGGACCACCCGGGCGCGCTGCTGGAGATCCTCACCGAGTTCGCCGTCCGCGGGATCAACCTGACCCGGATCGAGTCCCGCCCGACCGGCGGCGGAATCGGCGACTACTTCTTCTCGGTGGACGTCGAGGGGCACGTCGACGAGGCGCGGGTCGGTGAGGCGCTGATCGGGCTGCACCGGATCTGCGCCGACGTCCGGTACCTGGGGTCCTACCGGCGGGCCGACCGGGTCGCGCCGGTGCTGCGGGACGGCGTCTCGGACGCCGAGTACGCGCAGGCGCAGGCCTGGCTGGCCCGGATCCGGGACGGGCGGGCCTGA